The genomic interval CAAGAAAAATTGAatacaaatatcatattttttgttattttaaattaaataattatatatttttatattattaaaaattaattgtattaaataatttaatttagattAACTAACCTTTCAACtataaattatcaattattaaCTACCAAGTAACTTTTCAACTGTGAACTAATTTATAGTCTAGGGAATGGAGTCAAAGTTGATTATTTACTACTTGTTGATGTGTCAAAATAACACACCTGGTTGGATATAAAGAATATAGGTGAGAAGGTGTAAGTAGTGTGAGAAAATCAAATGGCAACAGTCTCTTGTAAGAACGACCCcgaaattcaaatttattggTGTTAAATTAAGATCTCTCTTACAAATTACTACCCGCGTCCCTGAATCTCTGATTCCTTTCTAGTAATAGTACTACTATACCATCATCAATCTTTCAAACTTTCATCCATACCTCCACGGTATCTACACCATCGTCGACGACGACACTTACTGGTACGCTTTTATTTCACACAACGAGCCAAGGTCGTGACGCCGATCTCTGATCTATATACAATATTGTCTGATTTATGATTTTTCAATTGAAAAATACATTAGACttacaatttaattttcaaaagcATTAGAGTTACGAGATCCCAAGAAATGTGTCTTACATTATGTCTATTCAGAACTCACGCTTAAATTCTTAATACTTGAAGCTTGCTTATCGCTTGAAAAACTCAATCTCGCTGTACTGTTTACCCGATGATTTTATCCTAGCTATGTGAATTGTGCAGAAtatacaattaaattatatactaCAACATGGTTTTTCTTGTTCATTATTATAATGTGTTTTAAATTGGGAGTTTTGTCTTGTTTACATGTAATTTTGGTTTAGAAAGCTCAGTTATTAtaagataaaagaaaatttattttaatttaataaattactcagaaaacaaaatttatgCTGAGACGGGACGTGAATTGCAAGGTCAAGGTGTCTCAAGCATTGTTTGGCTATGATTTCTTTATCTTTAAATTGAACAGCATAGCTATGTTTGCTTCACCTTAGTCTTTCGCCGTTGCCCTTCATCCACTCTTATTCAAAGCACATAGTAGGCTCCAAAACTCCCCTAAGTAATGTCTTGCTCACAGCCGCAGGGGAAGTCCTTAACAGATTCAGCCCCCCACCCCCCATAAGAAACCTTATTCTTAATTTCACTGAATGGCCATGTTTTGTGTTTATTAGTACCTCTATGTATTACATATGCTTATGTTGATTTGCGCAAATTGGAAAAATATGAGGAATGGAAATTGCATTTGACTAACTCAGATTGATGGACTTTGCCACAAGATGGCTGTTTTGCAGTAAAGGGGGaaaaattatgaaaagaaaATGCCAGGagtcagaaaattcaaatagAGGCCAAGTTAGCTACCCCAAAGTTTGTTTATTCTCtgtatattttattctttatctATCTCTGGATACTTGCTCAGATGTTGAGAATGAAATGATTGGTTCTTGTTAGTTTTTCTTTAGATTGTGCTTGGAAAGTACTACTTTGCTGATGTTATATATGTTGTATGTGTGGTAGGTACTCATAGAGAGAGACGCCATGGTGTCTTCCACTGGGGTTGCTACTGCACAAcctcttttttcttttggatTGATTTCTGACGTCCAATACGCTGACATTCCCGATGGTCGCTCATTCCTTGGTGTTCCACGGTATTATCGGCATAGTATTCTTGTTCTGCAGAGAGCAGTTAAAGAATGGAATACTCATCAGAAGCATAAGTTTGTGATTAATTTAGGAGATATTGTTGATGGGTTTTGTCCCAAAGATCAATCTATTAATGCTGTAAAGAAGGTTGtggatgaatttgaaatgtTTAGAGGACCTGTGTACCATATGATTGGCAATCACTGTCTGTACAATCTTCCTCGAAGCAAGTTACTTCCATTATTGAAGATTCAAACCCTTGATGGTCATGCTTACTATGATTTCTCACCGGTGCCTGACTATAGATTTGTAGTTCTCGATACCTATGACATCAGTGCCATTGGTTGGCCTCAAGATCATCCAAGAGCATTGGAAGCCATGCAATTGCTTAGAGAGAAGAACCCAAATGAAGATAAGAACAGTCCAACAAATTTGGTAGGGGTTGAAAGAAGGTTTCTTATGTTTAATGGAGGCGTTGGAAAGGAACAGATGGAATGGTTGGATGGTGTTCTTCAGGAtgcaaccaaattgaaacaGAAGGTGGTTGTGTCTAGCCATCTGCCTCTAGATCCTTGTGCAGCAACCGAGGAGGCACTATTGTGGAATTATGATGAAGTGATGAATTTGATACACAAATACAATTGTGTTAAGGTCTGTCTTGCTGGACATGATCATAAAGGTGGATACTCCATTGATTCTCATGGTGTACACCATAGAGTTCTTGAAGCTGCTCTTGAATGTCCTCCCGGCACAGATGCATTTGGAAGCGTTTATGTCTATGATGACAGAATATCACTTGTAGGAATTGACAGAATGGCGAGTACAGACATGTATTTTAGTCACCAATAATTTCAATTTGTATGacataaagtgttgatgtttgGAAGACattatttaatcaataatttatagAGTACCTATGATCTCTATACAGCATACTACTCAAATTTGAACGGCAACATGCTCCTTCCTTTTGAGAGAGGCAAGAATGCAACGTGCAGCATTATTGGGGTTAGTTACCTATGTGCTTGGCTAATTAGTCTTGTAAAACTGTTGCAATTTGGCTTAATTGCTTTGCATATTTTCACTGAAAACCTTATATTGATCATGTAACTGTTGTTTACATATTCTAGTCACTCAATCTAATACATATTAGGGGAATTACAATCCTTTAATCTTATTTGAGATAATAAACATATTATGTTGAGGTGCCGAACCACGTAAATCTTTATGTGAGTTATTTTATTAGATCAATAGTTTTTTGAGGTTTCATGGCCTCAATAAATATATAGCACCATAAGTGAATTAATAGCATATTTTCCACAAAATTTCATTGTTGAAAAACCAAACATAAATGTGAAGAGTGTTGTCAAGAGCGACAACGATGATGATAGAGGTCGAAGGTGTTTGATTGCATATACAGTGATGGTAattgttgaataagagaaaatgagagagacatatggtgaaaccgtgtgtctgaactacacaacggagtctgttttatataggctcaaggcaataaatacaaaaataaatatgggagatattatccctacttacatgatatgtaataaatataaatatattttcaacactccccctcaagctggagcatataaatcatatgcaccaagcttgttacatatataactgattcgaggacctctcagagacttagtgaatacatctgccaattgatcattggaattaacaaaactagtggtgatgtcgcctgattcgatcttctcccttacaaagtgacaatctatctcaatatgcttggtcctctcatgaaaaactggattagaggcaatgtgcaatgctgcttgattatcacatattaatgtcatttgtgttgcctcttcaaattgaagctctttgagtaactgtttcaaccaaatgagctcacaagtcactaatgccatagccctgtattcagcttcagcgctagatcttgcaactacactttgtttcttactcttccaagatattaagtttcctccaacaagtacacaatacccagaagtggatcgcctatcaatgggtgagcctgcccaatcggcatctgaataaccaactatctgagtatgtcctctgttttcataaattagaccttttcctggagcacctttaatgtatttcaagattCGTATCACAATATCCCAGTGTTCTtgacaaggagaatttaagaattgacttaccacactgactgcaaaagaaatgtctggacgggtgactgtgaggtagtttaatttaccaaccaatcttctgtatctccctgaatctaaaaatggctccccatgattaggtagaagtttgacgtttggatccataggagtgtcaaccggtttggcattcaacaaacctgtctcttcaagaatatccatagcatattttctttgtgaaattactaagccgtccttagattgggctacctcaatacccaagaagtagcggagcttgccaagatctttagtttgaaactgatgagataaatgttgtttcaattggagtatgccctgttgatcactaccagttatgacaatatcatctacatagacaatcaagtaaatgcacccttgggttgagtgacgataaaaaagagaatgatcagcttcacttcgaatcatgccaaattgttgcactactgtgctaaatctaccaaaccaagctcgaggagactgtttaagaccatagagagacctctgaagtcgacaaaccatggtagaggactccccctgagcaacaaacccaggtggttgctccatatacacttcttcttcaaggtcaccatgcaaaaaagcatttttaatgtcaagttgatgtagagaccaatgtctgatggctgcaatagagaggagtagtctaacagaggccatcttagccacaggggagaaagtatcactgtaatcgaggccaaaaacttgagtgtacccttttgctaccaaacgagctttaaaacgatcaatcttaccatcaggaccaactttcaccgtataaagccaacgacatcctactaaagactttcccgacggtaaaggaaccaattcccatgtaccactactctgaagtgcacacatctcgtcaatcattgcttgtctccactctgggtgagataaagcttcacctggagatttaggaatagaaacagaagacagggaagacaaacaagtataatgcaaaggagaaagacgatggtaactcaagccaatgtaatgaggggatgggttacgagtaggacgtatacctttacgaatagcaataggaatatcaagGGTCGGATCCGATAAAGAAGGAGGTGGCGGTGAAGGAGCGTCTGGAGTGACCTCGGTATCAAGAACAGGTGTAGGGACATGTACAACCGATGGTGGTTGACGACGACGATATGTCTGAAGAGGTTGTACAGTTGGAGGATCAACAAGAGGAGTCTCAAGTGGGACAGTGGGAGGGGCCACAGGAGGTGTCTCAGGTGGGGCATACGTAATAGGCTCTAATGGTAAAAGAGAAGGTGAAATAGACTTTGGTAGGTCCAGAGGAATAGTTGCAGACAAAGGATCAGGAAGCGACTCATAGTATGTAACAGactcaaaaaatgtgacatcagccgatatgagatatcgtcgaagagtaggagaataacaacgataacctttttgggaccgatgataacccagaaagacacattttaatgatcgagctgaaagtttgtcaagaccaggagtgagattgtggacaaaacatgtagatccgaagacccgaggaggaagtgagtgaagaggggtaccaggaaagaggatcgagtgagggactttgttatcaagagcagacgaaggcatgcgatttataagatagcacgccgttagaacagcatcgccccaaaagcgagatggtacattaccatgaagaaggagagtacgagtggtttcaataaggtgccgatttttgcgttcggctaccccattttgttgaggtgtatgagcacaagatgtttgatgaagaatgccgttagaggtcataaaattttgaaattgatgggacaaatattcacgggcattatcactgcgcaaagtgcgaatggatacaccaaattgagttttaatttccttataaaattgttcaaaaatagaaaataattcagacctatttttcattaaaaataaccacgtacaacgggaaaaatcatcgataaaggtaacaaaatatctagactcaagtgtggaaatagtacgagagggaccccaaacatctgagtgaactaaagcaaatggggaggaagctcgtttattagctcgatcagtgaaatgactacgagtgtgtttccctaattgacacgactcacaatttaagctagatattttggttagattaggtactaattgttgaagtttgggaagactcggatgacctaactgagcatgtatagtaagaggagaatatgtggtagggcacgctgttgatgggtttgagagataataaagaccattagactcacatccgacaccaatttgtcgtcctgatattcggtcttgcaaagtaacattgcaattagtaaatgtgacaacacagtcatgagaacgagtcaatcgactgatagaaattaaattaaatgggcaTCCAGGCACATAAAGGACAGATTTAACTAACAGAGTAGGGAGGATTTGGACAGTGCCAATCCCTTGAGACTGTGTTTGGGAACCATTGGCTGAGACTATCCTAGGTAAATAACCAGATGTTGTGAGAGAGGAGAAAAGAGTCTTATTACCAGTAATGTGATCAGATGCACCAGAATCGAGAATCCATGGGCTATGAGAAGGTGAGATGCAAACAGGTGAATTACCACTTTGTGCGGCGGAAACAGCGGAACTCGAGTTCTGACAATACTCTCTCCACCGAAGAAAATCTTTATAAGTAGCCATAATCAATAAGTAGTTACCTAAAAACCAGCAGCGAAACAATGGCGgaatatggttttttttttcgatGAACAGTACCGCGCGATGAACAGTGTCGCTCAATGAACAGTGTCGCGCGATGAACAGTGAACAGTGGAGAAAAAAATGAACGAAAAAGCGACAAAGAAGGGTAAACCGGAATTGAGACACGGTTTACCgaaaaaaaatctcaccgaAGGACAGTGGGTCCCGGGGTAATCACGGTATAGGGTTGTCTCTcttaataggctctagataccatgttgaataagagaaaatgagagagacatatggtgaaaccgtgtgtctgaactacacaacggagtctgttttatataggctcaaggcaataaatacaaaaataaatatgggagatattatccctacttacatgatatgtaataaatataaatatattttcaacagtAATGATAGAGTGCAACCATTTCTAATAATACTGGATAATTCTCTTAATCATACCATGTTATCTATTTGGGGAAGACAAtctttatagtttttttttctcgatttgattgttgttttcAATTATCAGATCATCACTTAACTACCAATCTACCATCAACGTTGACAGTAACAAAAAGACCGCATTggtataatatttgaaattgtaatttgtaaTATGAGAAATCATTTGGTGACAAATAATACATGAGAGATCAGACTATAACCCAAAATAAAGATAAGAACCAAAATTATAACTAAcctataaaatatttctttatcaCACTCATGCTTAGCACAAGTATTTCAActagaaaatttatatttttactcatGTTTAGCGCATGTACATCAACTAGTAAATTTATAATACTATTATGACATAAAAAGAATTAAACTCAATGAAAGTGTGCAGCAAACAATATTTTACCAGATCATAACAGTAGTATATTCATAAACTAATTAACTAAAAGAGAACGATGGGAATAAAAGACTTTTGTATTTTTGCTTTGGTGTTCCTGATGTCTATATCAttactggtcaccaccaaacaCTAGTCCTCACTTTCCGGGACACCAACTCTCATTCACATGCATGAGTCTTTATGTGGCCAAATACAGACATTCAGTTCAGTAATctaatgtttatatataatttctgTTATATAGTCATATGTATACACTAttgtattataaaatataattagataACGTACACATACACCTCTGGTTGATATAATATAACTCAGTTTTCAAGACTAGATCAAGAAAAAGTAAAAGAGTAGTATTTTCCAACGGAGTAGATGACAGATGTAGATAGATATGGACACAGATGCCTCTGGACAGAGAATTATTGTTGGGCACGTGCTTTGTGACAATCTCTTCCCTCCATTATGTACATTTGTTTCTACAACCCCAGCTTTTTTGGCCCCACAAGCCTTTATCAGTTACTTAAACACATAACTGTGTGGTTGGATTGAAAGTGACTGCAGAATCACATTgtgatattataattttagcAAAAACTATACTTCAAAGCTTTAACAAATTCATACTGTCAAATGTCAATTATCATAAGTTTACTAAATTCACTGTTATCTAATCGTGcataaaagtatatatttttttaattatatggtTATCAAAACAACACCTTTAGGCTGAGACATATCATGAATGATACATACTTTTCATTCAACCTTCCAAGCATATAAAAACAAGCAAAACTCTGATGATGACTCACTGACACAATGACCCTCCACTGACTCAGAAGTACTACTACTCTTTGTCTGAGTTGATAAGGGAGTGGATGAAGATGAGGATGATAAAGGTGGTGAAAATATAGACAGTGGTGACATAGAATTAGATGAAAAAACAGGCTTAAAAATGAACAAAGCGTGCTTTAAACCAGGACTAAAAAGCCAATCATGAACATCCCAATATACCTCAACTCTCATTTTGTTAAGATGAATTGACTCATTGCCTCTAAATTTCCATTGCAAATGCTTCACATGAATCGCCAAGTGCCCATCAAATCTTATCTCCATCTCTGGTTGAACTTGAACTTGTACCCCACTCGTTACAGAATCTCCATCtccaacattattattatttacctTATTCTTGCACTTTATAGAAATCTCATGACACCTACCTTTCTCATGAAACTTAGCTTTAGTAGAGAACTTCCTCTTCCCAAATATATGTTCCTTTTTCGAAACAAGAATCGGATCAATAAGTGATGGTCTACAACCAGTTCTTTTGTATGCTTCTTTCTTTAGATCGCCAAGAAGCAACACAACCTCTTGATCACAAACAACTGCTACATAGTACTCTGAAGTTGGTTCTGTTTCACCATTGAATTTAGCAGCTTTGAGGTCCCAAAAAACATCGACAGGTTTTCCATCAACCGCGAACCGCTTTGAACCTTGTTTCCTCCAAAAGTACCATGGTTTCAGCTCAACTTTGCAGCTATATTGAGTTGTTTCCCTTTCTGGTGTTTCCACTGATACTGATAGACCATGAAGCAACAAGTTTTTGCACCATGCGATTGTGATCAAACGGCAGTGATCAGCTAGTTTTGTTCTGTATACTGACATGTAAACACTTCTACCTGAACGTGTCACAGCTCCATGATGATGATCATCATCACTTGCAGAAGAAAAACATGCAGGAATACCAATTGAGTCTTGCATTGTTCTTGACgagtttaaaaaaaagtgaGAGAAGATGAAAGTAATGTGAAGAGATTGGAGTGAGAAGGAATTTAAGATAAGTGAGGAGATGAGAGAGATCTCAGTGACAAGCTGTATGAAAGCTATGCCAGATGTGTTATTGGCAGCATTATTAATGagatttgaaaaaagaaataaaaaaaaatgtgtatttatATATCCAAACTGGCGTATGGACTGGCAATGACTGAGAGTTACAGAagaacaacttttttttttataatttttttatattatatacacCTGTCTATAATCTCTTACCTGTCAcctcttttaatttaatgtttattttattttggtttaatttaacatttaattgTGAAGTTGAAACTAGAAAAACTTGTTTTTGAATGCCAAGGTGGTTTTGATTTGCTATTCAAAAGTGCATACTTCCAGGTATAGGTAGATGCAAGAAGGCGATTTTTCATCAGATTTGGTGTATGGATGTTTACACACTAAGGATAGGAGAATCTTAATTATTCATGACAGTGCATGAAAGGGGACTATAATATGATCCAGAATAACATGTCAAAACTAAAAGGGAAAAGAATTTTGATTAAACCTTTTATCGTTAAACTATTATTCTCACTCCTATTTAATTCTGAACCATAGAAATGCAATatctttaaactatttttaattcggcaaattaatctttaaattattacacCATCTTTTATTCGGAAAGTGACTCATGgaattacttgatggattgagaataGTTTAAGGtctatttacaattttttttttatagtttaaagactaaattgaagATTTAGTCAATAATTTTATcacttttttaatgaaatttctCAATCTCAGCGTTTTAGTGAATTTTATGTACGTTGTGtacacatatttaatttattttaatgcaTTGTTTAATAAACACTCTATATCTTTATCCTATCACTTCAAAAAAGTTTACTAAAAAAAAGAGTTCTCgtagaattttttattattagaaaatatgataaattttattataattaattcatacaaTTACgagattttgaatttgacttaaCAAAATCGATATTTGTCAGTTAAGCTAcaatataagaaataatattgtaGAATTTATTAATCTAGTGCATttcaacaataatttatttatttttaatattaaaatgagttAGTAATTAAAGAGATAGTAAAAAAAGTACACGTGAGAGGCACAAATGATAGGAGAGATAGTGACTATAAAGACACTCATTTGTATAAACATCCATTTTTGCTCCACAATGAGAATGTCTATAtagatgatatatatatatatatatatatttttttttttttgaagaagcaTGTAGATGATGTTTACAAGGGAAGGACTCCCATTTTGCTGATTAAATTTATgagtttaataattatatatcgacaataataaaaatgttattaaCAATCAAGTTATATTGCATAACAATGATAAGTTATAGTAATATCTATGTGTTTAGAAGCTGCACATGTTGTATGGTATAACTATTAGGCACATTAAACATCCAACTCCTTTTTGCTATCTTGATGCCTATAAACCTACTACAGTTTCTAAGCTTTTATCcaatatataagattttattacTTCAAAATGAGAAATTAAAGGAATCTATCCACATCGTTACAGTTGCAGATCTGATGTATATTAGCTTAAAGACAAAGAGTCCTTGTTTTAGATCAGCAACCCtcaaattaagaagaaaataaaatttatttgaattggaTCATTGCCCTTGCTTATTCAATATAACATCCAAAAAATCCAGAACACTCCACGTGCAATTGGATAATTTCCAACTGTTACATACTAATTAGTAAGTACACGAGAAAATTATTGTATGTTCATAAAGACTTAGACACGTCATTTAGacacataaagaaaaaaattaaataaaatatattttaaaataattaaataatgtgttttttttttcttgtgttcaAATTACTTTTGTTTAGAAGTGTCACCATCTAAATATTTTTCCTCACTTACACCCAccaaataagtaaaaaaaagaaattaaacataATAACACTTTAAGTAAGTAATGAGGTATGTGTAATGGGCATAATTACATCATTTGATGATACTGCACTGTGTGTGAATTTTGTTTCGGTTAAGACATGAATCAATCATCttggtcattttttttaataggtcTATCGTGGAAATTCAcataaaataaatgtgaaaaagatggatattttagatttaacgTGGTAAAATGAAAGGATTAGATGGTTTTAGATGATAATAAACGAATCAACATAATTCATGAATCAATTTAAATTtcactaaatttttttcttaaaatgaaattcaattcatgcattaataataatacaattcaaTTCATCCATTGTCCTAGTTTTAATGGATATATATACATCCGATCTATCTAATTACTTTCTTTTGAGCCTTTCAATACATTAATTACcatatttgttattattgtattatttattatttttaaaactatattttcCTTTGATAGAAAAATTCtgttatttttcttaagaaatcaggtttcatattattttaaaaattattaacttcTCTTCTgacaaaaattattaacttccaaaaataatattattattttctgaaaactgtattttttataaaataaaaatatggttttttattaatttaaaatctttttatattatttaaaaaaaaatgttttcctactattttgaaaataattttatttattattttaaaaaaaacattttttacaataaaaaacagaagttttttttaaagtgttttaAATATCtatgctatttttaaaataaatgtattcatttaaatatttatttattattaattaaataataagaaGAGTGGTTGGTGGTGGCCGGCAACAGAAGTCTAACCGCCACCGCGACAAAATCCACGGCCCTAGACATTCTCCAACCAACCTCCCTATTGTTTAATTAatagtaaatattatttaacatttaaattttaaatttaaaacaaattacttatttttaaatcaaatacaaaagctgtttttaaaaatactaaaatagctCAAGttttataccaaaaaaaaaaaaatcagtaataacaataatagtaaatccagtttttttaaattataaataaaattattttagtaaattacttaatttttaagataaaaaatctgtttcttttaaaaaaataaaaataaaaagtgtttttttaatttataaaaaagtccattttcttttaaaaaaatagtttttaattgaaaaaatatttcttaaaaattagaaaaatatttttccaaagtatctattttatgataaacaaatataattcattggatttaattcaaaaatatatgtaacCATTGAATTTGTAAACA from Cicer arietinum cultivar CDC Frontier isolate Library 1 chromosome 5, Cicar.CDCFrontier_v2.0, whole genome shotgun sequence carries:
- the LOC101505685 gene encoding manganese-dependent ADP-ribose/CDP-alcohol diphosphatase isoform X1; protein product: MKRKCQESENSNRGQVSYPKVLIERDAMVSSTGVATAQPLFSFGLISDVQYADIPDGRSFLGVPRYYRHSILVLQRAVKEWNTHQKHKFVINLGDIVDGFCPKDQSINAVKKVVDEFEMFRGPVYHMIGNHCLYNLPRSKLLPLLKIQTLDGHAYYDFSPVPDYRFVVLDTYDISAIGWPQDHPRALEAMQLLREKNPNEDKNSPTNLVGVERRFLMFNGGVGKEQMEWLDGVLQDATKLKQKVVVSSHLPLDPCAATEEALLWNYDEVMNLIHKYNCVKVCLAGHDHKGGYSIDSHGVHHRVLEAALECPPGTDAFGSVYVYDDRISLVGIDRMASTDMYFSHQ
- the LOC101505685 gene encoding manganese-dependent ADP-ribose/CDP-alcohol diphosphatase isoform X2, yielding MKRKCQESENSNRGQVLIERDAMVSSTGVATAQPLFSFGLISDVQYADIPDGRSFLGVPRYYRHSILVLQRAVKEWNTHQKHKFVINLGDIVDGFCPKDQSINAVKKVVDEFEMFRGPVYHMIGNHCLYNLPRSKLLPLLKIQTLDGHAYYDFSPVPDYRFVVLDTYDISAIGWPQDHPRALEAMQLLREKNPNEDKNSPTNLVGVERRFLMFNGGVGKEQMEWLDGVLQDATKLKQKVVVSSHLPLDPCAATEEALLWNYDEVMNLIHKYNCVKVCLAGHDHKGGYSIDSHGVHHRVLEAALECPPGTDAFGSVYVYDDRISLVGIDRMASTDMYFSHQ
- the LOC101507614 gene encoding uncharacterized protein, giving the protein MQDSIGIPACFSSASDDDHHHGAVTRSGRSVYMSVYRTKLADHCRLITIAWCKNLLLHGLSVSVETPERETTQYSCKVELKPWYFWRKQGSKRFAVDGKPVDVFWDLKAAKFNGETEPTSEYYVAVVCDQEVVLLLGDLKKEAYKRTGCRPSLIDPILVSKKEHIFGKRKFSTKAKFHEKGRCHEISIKCKNKVNNNNVGDGDSVTSGVQVQVQPEMEIRFDGHLAIHVKHLQWKFRGNESIHLNKMRVESLSIQPHSYVFK
- the LOC101505685 gene encoding manganese-dependent ADP-ribose/CDP-alcohol diphosphatase isoform X3 translates to MVSSTGVATAQPLFSFGLISDVQYADIPDGRSFLGVPRYYRHSILVLQRAVKEWNTHQKHKFVINLGDIVDGFCPKDQSINAVKKVVDEFEMFRGPVYHMIGNHCLYNLPRSKLLPLLKIQTLDGHAYYDFSPVPDYRFVVLDTYDISAIGWPQDHPRALEAMQLLREKNPNEDKNSPTNLVGVERRFLMFNGGVGKEQMEWLDGVLQDATKLKQKVVVSSHLPLDPCAATEEALLWNYDEVMNLIHKYNCVKVCLAGHDHKGGYSIDSHGVHHRVLEAALECPPGTDAFGSVYVYDDRISLVGIDRMASTDMYFSHQ